The following are encoded together in the Bacillus sp. V2I10 genome:
- a CDS encoding metalloregulator ArsR/SmtB family transcription factor yields the protein MEQALNNDTFALYEKKFKALADQKRLEILHLICQHQSVCVCDLSEMINMPQSKLSYHLKILLDGELILKESKGTWSYYSFNKREVNQLLSKELCSLFKSSCREEK from the coding sequence ATGGAACAAGCTCTAAATAACGATACATTCGCACTCTATGAAAAAAAATTCAAAGCACTTGCTGATCAAAAACGCCTGGAAATTCTTCATCTCATTTGTCAGCACCAGTCCGTGTGCGTTTGCGATTTGAGTGAAATGATAAACATGCCCCAATCTAAATTATCCTATCATCTTAAAATTTTATTGGACGGAGAGTTGATTTTAAAAGAGTCAAAAGGCACCTGGAGTTATTATTCTTTTAATAAAAGAGAAGTGAATCAGCTTCTTTCAAAAGAATTATGCAGCCTTTTCAAATCAAGCTGCCGAGAGGAAAAGTGA
- a CDS encoding PTS sugar transporter subunit IIC — MELIKGTALLLMVLGLFSLFSYKAPKGMKAMGALANAAVAAFLVEAFQRYVGGDLLKIEFLGEVGDAAGGMGGVAAAALVALALGVSPVYALMLGVSCAGLGLLPGFFAGYLVAFLVKVIEKKTPAGLDLLVTIIVAAPLVRLIGNTLTPVVDATLLNIGGIITETANSNPIIMGIILGGVITVVATAPLSSMALTAMLGLTGLPMAIGALAVFGSSFMNYVLFSRLKFGDRRTTIAVAIEPLTQADIITANPVPVYITNFFGGAAAGVVVSLFGLVNNATGTATPIAGLAVMYGFNDPLTVTITAALCALAGGISGLLGSLVFKNYKIKTVSDIRESSDFKEAA; from the coding sequence ATGGAATTGATAAAAGGAACGGCGCTACTATTAATGGTACTTGGGTTATTTTCTTTATTCAGCTATAAAGCCCCAAAGGGTATGAAGGCGATGGGAGCTCTCGCCAATGCAGCAGTTGCAGCTTTTCTTGTTGAAGCCTTTCAGAGGTATGTTGGAGGAGATCTTCTGAAGATTGAATTTCTGGGAGAAGTCGGGGATGCTGCGGGCGGCATGGGTGGCGTAGCAGCAGCTGCGCTTGTGGCGCTTGCACTTGGTGTGTCCCCGGTTTATGCTCTGATGCTCGGCGTGTCTTGTGCCGGACTTGGTTTGCTTCCTGGCTTTTTTGCAGGGTATCTGGTTGCATTCCTGGTAAAGGTGATCGAGAAAAAAACGCCGGCAGGTCTTGATTTGCTGGTCACCATTATTGTGGCAGCCCCGCTTGTCAGATTAATTGGAAACACCCTTACTCCGGTAGTCGATGCAACGCTTCTGAACATTGGCGGTATTATTACTGAAACAGCCAACAGCAACCCGATTATAATGGGGATTATCCTTGGCGGAGTGATTACCGTTGTAGCAACGGCTCCTTTAAGTTCTATGGCTCTGACAGCCATGCTCGGATTAACTGGACTGCCTATGGCGATTGGTGCATTGGCCGTATTTGGTTCATCCTTCATGAACTATGTTCTTTTCAGCCGGTTGAAATTTGGAGACAGAAGAACGACAATTGCCGTAGCCATTGAACCTCTCACTCAGGCGGATATTATTACAGCTAACCCTGTCCCCGTTTATATAACGAACTTCTTCGGAGGCGCTGCAGCCGGTGTAGTCGTCTCCCTATTCGGACTTGTAAACAACGCAACTGGAACGGCAACTCCGATAGCAGGTCTTGCTGTCATGTACGGGTTTAATGACCCATTAACCGTTACCATTACAGCCGCGCTTTGTGCTCTTGCCGGAGGAATATCTGGACTCCTTGGATCGCTTGTGTTTAAAAATTATAAAATCAAAACGGTTTCTGATATTAGAGAAAGCAGCGATTTTAAGGAAGCTGCATAA
- a CDS encoding GNAT family N-acetyltransferase gives MFPILETERLVLRELIEYDALDIFNCFSNEDVLRYYGQNPLTSLDQVKQIVRNFSKNYDEKHGIKWGIEMKGTAGIIGTIGFQEWSPEHKRAEISYALFPEHWGNGFAAEAVSKVISYGFKELGLMRIGAVVFVENKASNKLLTKLGFIKEGILKNYMYQNDIPFDTNIYSLLK, from the coding sequence ATGTTTCCTATATTAGAAACAGAACGGTTAGTATTGAGAGAGCTTATTGAATATGACGCCTTAGATATATTTAATTGTTTCTCTAATGAAGATGTATTACGTTATTATGGACAAAATCCATTAACAAGTCTTGATCAGGTGAAACAAATTGTCAGGAATTTTTCGAAGAATTACGATGAAAAACATGGTATTAAATGGGGAATTGAAATGAAAGGTACGGCTGGTATTATCGGGACAATTGGGTTTCAAGAGTGGTCTCCTGAACATAAGAGAGCAGAAATAAGCTATGCGCTTTTTCCTGAACATTGGGGCAATGGATTTGCAGCTGAAGCTGTTAGTAAAGTGATTTCTTATGGTTTTAAAGAGCTTGGTTTAATGCGTATTGGAGCAGTTGTTTTTGTTGAAAATAAAGCATCTAATAAATTGTTAACAAAATTAGGCTTTATAAAAGAAGGAATTTTGAAAAATTATATGTATCAAAATGATATTCCGTTTGATACGAATATTTATTCTTTGTTAAAGTGA
- the pruA gene encoding L-glutamate gamma-semialdehyde dehydrogenase yields the protein MTVPYKHEPFTDFAIKENHQALQEALAYVNTQLNKEYPLIVGEERITTAEKITSVNPANKTEVVGVVSKATKELAEKAMEKAAEAFEKWKKQKPEARASILIRAAAMLRRRKHEFSAYLIKEAGKPWNEADADTAEAIDFLEYYARQMLKLKDGVPVQSREGEQNTFSYIPLGVGIVISPFNFPLAIMAGTAAAAIVAGNTILLKPANSTPVVAAKFAELLEEAGLPAGVLNYIPGSGAEVGDYLVDHPKTRFISFTGSREVGCRIYERAAKVHSGQIWLKRVIAEMGGKDTVAVDKDADLDLAASAIVASAFGFSGQKCSAGSRAVVHQDVYDEVLEKAVELTRKLTVGNPEEAGTYMGPVIDRNSYSKIMSYIEIGKEEGRLMTGGEGDESKGFFIQPTIFADIGEKGRLMQEEIFGPVVAFCKADDFNHILEIANNTDYGLTGALISNNREHIERAKEEFHVGNLYFNRGCTGAIVGYQPFGGFNMSGTDSKAGGPDYLLLHMQAKTTSETF from the coding sequence ATGACCGTTCCATACAAACATGAGCCGTTTACTGACTTTGCAATAAAAGAGAATCATCAGGCCCTTCAAGAAGCACTTGCATACGTTAATACCCAGCTAAATAAAGAATATCCGCTGATCGTCGGCGAAGAGCGAATCACGACAGCTGAAAAAATAACATCGGTTAATCCAGCCAATAAAACAGAAGTAGTCGGAGTTGTATCCAAGGCTACAAAAGAATTGGCAGAAAAAGCAATGGAGAAGGCCGCAGAAGCCTTTGAAAAGTGGAAAAAACAGAAGCCTGAAGCGCGTGCATCCATTCTGATCCGTGCGGCAGCCATGCTCCGCCGCAGGAAGCATGAGTTTTCAGCCTATCTGATTAAAGAGGCAGGTAAGCCATGGAATGAGGCAGATGCCGATACAGCAGAAGCCATCGACTTTCTTGAGTATTACGCACGCCAGATGCTGAAGCTGAAGGACGGCGTTCCTGTACAGAGCAGAGAGGGAGAGCAGAATACGTTCAGCTATATCCCGCTTGGGGTAGGCATAGTCATTTCCCCGTTCAACTTTCCGCTTGCCATTATGGCGGGAACGGCAGCCGCCGCAATTGTTGCGGGAAATACCATCCTTTTAAAACCTGCAAATTCAACACCTGTTGTTGCAGCCAAATTTGCAGAGCTGCTTGAGGAAGCGGGACTTCCTGCCGGTGTCCTGAATTACATTCCGGGAAGCGGTGCTGAAGTAGGAGATTATTTGGTAGATCATCCGAAAACTAGATTTATTTCCTTTACTGGTTCGCGTGAGGTGGGGTGCAGAATCTATGAACGCGCTGCAAAAGTGCACAGCGGACAGATTTGGCTGAAACGGGTCATCGCTGAGATGGGCGGCAAAGACACTGTAGCCGTTGATAAGGATGCAGACCTTGATTTGGCCGCTTCTGCCATCGTTGCCTCTGCTTTTGGTTTTTCGGGACAGAAATGCTCAGCAGGATCACGTGCAGTTGTTCATCAGGATGTTTATGATGAAGTCCTTGAAAAAGCAGTGGAGCTAACAAGAAAACTTACTGTGGGGAACCCGGAAGAAGCAGGTACTTATATGGGACCTGTCATCGACCGGAATTCCTACAGCAAGATTATGAGTTATATAGAAATTGGCAAGGAAGAAGGCAGGCTCATGACGGGCGGAGAAGGGGACGAATCGAAAGGATTCTTCATCCAGCCTACTATTTTTGCAGATATAGGTGAAAAAGGCCGTCTCATGCAGGAAGAAATCTTTGGCCCAGTCGTTGCTTTCTGCAAAGCAGATGATTTTAACCATATCCTTGAGATTGCCAATAACACAGATTATGGACTGACAGGTGCTCTCATCTCGAATAACCGTGAACATATTGAGAGAGCGAAAGAAGAGTTTCATGTCGGTAATTTATATTTTAATAGAGGCTGCACAGGCGCAATTGTCGGGTATCAGCCGTTTGGCGGATTTAATATGTCAGGTACAGATTCTAAAGCCGGCGGTCCAGATTACTTGCTGCTTCACATGCAGGCGAAAACTACTTCAGAGACATTTTAA
- a CDS encoding uracil/xanthine transporter: protein MKLSRLTTPLASIQWLFFIFANTIVVPISVGAAFELTPDQIAITLRSSLIFTGLACFLQGWIGHRYPIMEGHSGIIWGLILNLGMSASSLGMSFSQIGGGIATGILLAGIVTIVLAALNLTSAVQKIFTPMVASVYLFLLAFQLILTFFKGMLKIEPDGTINAAVSLFSIVLVFFVSLLKIKGNAFLGNFSILLGIVVGWILYLLLFPSEGSMQAVNGQGSIFFPLGKPNLEWGIILIAFLGGMMNLSNTIASIQAAAKLYKDHPDAASFRRSFFLTGSYSAGASLLGLVSYAPFTSTIGFLESTQIFRRKPFLIGGALITLLGIFPPLVAILVTLPITVGNAVLFVAYLQLFGTALKSIQGTNFDSKTIFRIAAPLLLGVSIMNTDPAVFQDLSVYISPLLSNGLMMGILLSILLEAFVKWE from the coding sequence ATGAAATTATCCCGATTAACAACACCGCTTGCCTCGATACAGTGGCTGTTTTTTATTTTTGCAAATACGATTGTCGTTCCTATTTCAGTAGGCGCTGCATTTGAACTTACACCAGATCAAATTGCCATAACCCTCAGAAGCTCTCTGATTTTTACAGGTCTCGCATGCTTTCTTCAAGGGTGGATTGGCCACAGATACCCTATAATGGAGGGACATTCCGGAATTATTTGGGGTCTGATTTTAAACCTCGGCATGTCAGCCTCTTCACTCGGCATGAGCTTTTCGCAAATTGGCGGAGGAATTGCTACAGGAATACTTCTTGCAGGAATAGTAACGATTGTTCTGGCTGCTTTAAACTTAACTTCCGCCGTGCAGAAGATTTTCACACCGATGGTTGCCAGTGTGTATCTTTTCCTGCTTGCTTTTCAATTAATTTTAACCTTTTTCAAAGGAATGCTGAAAATTGAACCGGATGGAACAATAAATGCTGCTGTAAGTTTATTTTCCATTGTCCTTGTTTTTTTCGTCAGCTTGTTAAAAATAAAAGGGAATGCTTTTCTGGGCAATTTCTCTATCCTCCTTGGAATTGTCGTCGGGTGGATTCTATATTTGCTTTTATTTCCTTCGGAAGGGTCCATGCAAGCAGTTAACGGGCAGGGCTCCATCTTCTTCCCGCTTGGAAAACCAAATCTCGAATGGGGGATTATCCTGATTGCCTTTCTTGGAGGCATGATGAACCTCAGCAATACGATTGCATCAATACAGGCTGCTGCAAAGCTATACAAAGATCATCCTGATGCTGCTTCTTTCAGGAGATCGTTTTTTTTAACAGGTTCTTATTCTGCAGGTGCTTCCCTGCTTGGCCTTGTTTCATATGCACCCTTTACTTCAACAATCGGATTTCTAGAAAGCACTCAAATTTTCAGGCGCAAGCCTTTTCTCATTGGCGGGGCTCTCATTACCCTTTTGGGCATTTTCCCGCCGCTCGTAGCCATTCTTGTCACACTTCCGATAACAGTCGGAAACGCTGTCCTCTTCGTTGCTTATCTGCAGCTTTTCGGCACAGCACTTAAAAGCATTCAAGGAACAAACTTTGACTCAAAAACCATTTTCCGGATTGCAGCTCCTTTATTGCTCGGCGTGAGCATCATGAACACAGATCCTGCTGTCTTTCAGGATTTATCTGTCTATATTTCCCCGCTATTATCTAACGGTCTGATGATGGGAATTCTGCTGTCAATTTTGCTTGAGGCTTTTGTGAAGTGGGAATAA
- a CDS encoding Glu/Leu/Phe/Val dehydrogenase: MGIVKDIQADKEKESLNLFKSTQTIIKEALNKLGYSDEFFELLKEPIRMLTVRIPIQMDDGSVKVFTGYRSQHNDAVGPTKGGVRFHPEVNEDEVKALSIWMSLKCGIVNLPYGGGKGGIICDPREMSLKELERLSRGYVRAVSQIVGPTKDIPAPDVFTNSQIMAWMMDEYSRLREFDSPGFITGKPLVLGGSHGRETATARGVTICIEQAAKKKGITLAGARVVIQGFGNAGSFLAKFMHDAGAKVIGISDAYGALHDADGLDIDYLLDRRDSFGTVTTLFNSTITNKELLELDCDILVPAAISNQITAENAHQIKASIVVEAANGPTTIEATKILTERGILLVPDVLASAGGVTVSYFEWVQNNQGYYWSEEEVAERLQKVMVDSFENTFQTALIHNVDMRLAAYMIGSRKMAEASRFRGWI, from the coding sequence ATGGGGATTGTAAAGGACATACAGGCAGATAAAGAAAAAGAAAGCTTAAATTTATTTAAGTCCACGCAGACGATTATTAAAGAAGCATTGAACAAATTAGGCTATTCAGATGAATTTTTTGAGCTTTTAAAAGAACCGATCAGAATGCTCACTGTCCGGATACCGATTCAAATGGATGATGGTTCGGTAAAAGTATTCACAGGCTACCGCTCCCAGCATAATGATGCAGTTGGACCGACAAAAGGCGGCGTCCGCTTTCATCCAGAAGTAAATGAAGACGAAGTGAAGGCTCTGTCAATTTGGATGAGCTTAAAATGCGGAATTGTGAATTTGCCATATGGAGGCGGAAAAGGCGGAATTATTTGCGATCCGAGAGAAATGTCGCTGAAAGAATTAGAACGGCTGAGCCGCGGTTACGTCCGCGCAGTCAGCCAAATCGTAGGTCCTACAAAAGATATCCCTGCCCCGGATGTGTTTACGAATTCTCAAATTATGGCGTGGATGATGGATGAATACAGCAGACTGCGTGAATTTGACTCCCCTGGTTTCATCACTGGAAAACCGCTTGTCCTTGGCGGATCTCACGGAAGAGAAACAGCTACAGCCCGCGGCGTTACCATTTGCATAGAGCAAGCTGCCAAGAAAAAAGGAATTACCCTTGCAGGAGCTAGGGTTGTAATACAGGGTTTTGGCAATGCAGGAAGCTTTTTGGCTAAATTTATGCATGACGCAGGTGCAAAAGTCATCGGCATTTCAGATGCATATGGCGCACTGCATGATGCAGACGGTCTTGATATTGATTACCTGCTTGATCGGCGTGACAGCTTCGGCACGGTCACAACGCTCTTTAACTCAACGATTACAAATAAAGAATTATTAGAGCTGGATTGTGACATTCTGGTGCCCGCTGCGATCTCGAACCAAATAACAGCTGAAAATGCACATCAAATTAAAGCGTCCATAGTGGTCGAGGCTGCAAATGGACCAACAACCATTGAAGCCACCAAAATCTTGACGGAGCGGGGCATTCTGCTTGTACCGGATGTGCTGGCAAGTGCTGGCGGTGTTACCGTATCATACTTCGAATGGGTCCAAAACAATCAGGGGTATTATTGGTCAGAGGAAGAAGTCGCAGAAAGACTTCAAAAAGTGATGGTTGATTCTTTCGAGAATACGTTTCAAACGGCACTTATCCATAATGTAGATATGAGACTCGCAGCATACATGATCGGAAGCCGGAAAATGGCGGAAGCTTCACGTTTTAGAGGCTGGATTTAA
- a CDS encoding ornithine--oxo-acid transaminase has translation MTTLTKSQELIQQTSQYGANNYHPLPIVISEAEGVWVRDPEGNQYMDMLSAYSAVNQGHRHPKIIQALKDQADKITLTSRAFHNDQLGSFYEAVAALTEKEMVLPMNTGAEAVETAIKAARRWAYDVKGVAEDQAEIIACIGNFHGRTMSAVSLSSEEEYKRGFGPMLPGIKLIPYGDIEALKSAITANTAAFLIEPIQGEAGIVIPPQGFLKQAAEMCRENNVVFIADEIQSGLGRSGKTFASDWEDVKPDMYILGKALGGGVFPISCVAAGKDILGVFNPGSHGSTFGGNPLACAVSVAALQVLKEEKLAERSLKLGAYFKEKLSEIKNPLIKEVRGRGLFIGVELTVPARPYCEKLKEEGLLCKETHETVIRFAPPLVISEEDLDWAIAKITRVLSN, from the coding sequence ATGACAACATTGACAAAATCCCAAGAATTAATACAGCAGACATCCCAATACGGAGCAAACAACTATCATCCGCTTCCAATTGTTATTTCAGAAGCAGAAGGCGTTTGGGTAAGAGACCCAGAAGGCAATCAATACATGGATATGCTGAGTGCATATTCTGCTGTAAACCAGGGACACAGACACCCTAAGATCATTCAGGCGCTTAAAGACCAGGCAGATAAAATTACGCTCACATCCCGCGCGTTTCATAACGATCAGCTTGGATCATTCTATGAGGCTGTTGCAGCATTGACTGAAAAAGAAATGGTCCTCCCGATGAATACAGGTGCAGAAGCAGTAGAGACGGCGATTAAAGCTGCACGAAGATGGGCTTATGATGTTAAAGGAGTTGCAGAAGATCAAGCTGAAATCATCGCCTGTATCGGAAATTTCCACGGACGCACGATGTCTGCAGTTTCCCTGTCTTCAGAAGAAGAATACAAGAGAGGTTTCGGGCCAATGCTGCCTGGAATTAAGCTGATTCCATATGGAGATATAGAGGCATTAAAATCTGCCATCACAGCTAATACAGCGGCTTTCTTGATTGAGCCTATCCAGGGTGAAGCAGGTATCGTAATCCCTCCGCAAGGATTTTTAAAACAGGCGGCAGAGATGTGCAGAGAGAACAATGTTGTTTTCATTGCAGATGAGATTCAATCAGGACTCGGCAGATCCGGAAAGACATTCGCGAGTGACTGGGAAGATGTGAAGCCTGATATGTACATTCTCGGCAAGGCCCTTGGAGGAGGCGTATTCCCGATTTCCTGTGTGGCAGCAGGCAAAGACATTCTCGGTGTGTTTAATCCGGGCTCTCACGGTTCAACATTTGGAGGCAATCCGCTTGCATGTGCCGTTTCTGTTGCAGCCCTGCAGGTTCTCAAGGAGGAAAAACTGGCAGAGCGATCTCTTAAGCTTGGAGCTTATTTTAAAGAGAAGCTCTCTGAAATAAAAAATCCGCTTATTAAGGAAGTGCGGGGAAGAGGCTTGTTTATAGGAGTTGAACTCACAGTGCCGGCACGCCCGTACTGTGAAAAATTAAAAGAAGAAGGACTGCTGTGCAAAGAAACGCATGAAACGGTCATCCGTTTTGCCCCGCCGCTTGTCATTTCTGAAGAAGATCTGGATTGGGCGATTGCTAAGATCACACGCGTTCTATCAAACTGA
- a CDS encoding phosphatase PAP2 family protein, with protein sequence MKKDSQEKMSKAFIMYSILMIGAFSFIFIEFADDVIEMELRSFDTPIMQYIHELRTPLLGQIMSGITSLGSVTGIMIGMSIALILLFINRKWWEGLFLIVAVTGSSLLNYYLKWMFKRDRPTFNPLITESGYSFPSGHSMVSFSFIGILAYLLTLMVKKKSLKVLIMALFFFIVFLIGFSRIYLGVHYPSDVIAGFAAGGAWLVICIVALKFKAKI encoded by the coding sequence ATGAAGAAAGATTCACAAGAAAAGATGTCAAAGGCTTTTATCATGTATTCCATCCTGATGATCGGGGCGTTCAGCTTTATCTTTATTGAATTTGCAGACGACGTCATCGAAATGGAGCTGCGCTCATTTGATACCCCCATCATGCAATATATACACGAATTGCGCACCCCTCTGCTTGGCCAAATCATGTCTGGCATTACTTCCCTTGGTTCAGTAACCGGCATCATGATTGGAATGTCTATCGCTCTCATTCTGCTGTTCATCAACCGAAAGTGGTGGGAAGGACTGTTTTTAATTGTGGCAGTAACCGGTTCATCTCTTTTGAATTATTATTTGAAATGGATGTTTAAAAGAGACCGCCCCACTTTTAATCCTCTTATTACAGAAAGCGGCTATAGTTTCCCAAGCGGACATTCTATGGTTTCCTTTTCGTTCATTGGTATTCTTGCATACTTATTAACTCTAATGGTCAAAAAGAAGAGCCTTAAGGTACTTATTATGGCCTTGTTCTTTTTCATCGTTTTTTTAATTGGCTTCAGCAGAATCTACCTTGGCGTGCATTACCCAAGCGATGTGATTGCAGGGTTTGCTGCGGGAGGCGCGTGGCTTGTCATTTGTATTGTGGCCCTGAAGTTTAAAGCTAAAATATAG
- a CDS encoding LysR family transcriptional regulator, with protein sequence MDIRQMKYFIAIAEEGQITAAANRLRMAQPPLSQQLKAMETELGLLLAERKGKSLELTDAGHKLYQHALKITDAMEEAVLEVIETGSGKKGKLSIGVNTLSNYDLPRFLKTFQKRYPGVSYKIQQNESAQLCKLLKERVIDLAIVRLPLEHDEFDVISLKPEPFYFVTADSSNTMSSSVSFEELTDVPLIIPSTEGLGLYNKISSAFTSRGLSPDIMCECSDISILFDLVSSKFGSTIVPETVVKLNSLKDLHVYLVENTEELGESGVIFLKNHYLPKTAQNFIELVQGG encoded by the coding sequence ATGGATATCAGACAAATGAAGTATTTTATCGCTATTGCTGAAGAAGGCCAAATAACGGCGGCGGCCAATCGTTTGAGAATGGCACAGCCTCCTCTCAGTCAGCAGCTGAAAGCGATGGAAACAGAGCTTGGTTTACTCTTGGCGGAAAGAAAGGGGAAATCCCTTGAGCTTACTGATGCAGGACATAAGCTGTATCAGCATGCTCTTAAAATAACAGATGCCATGGAAGAAGCCGTGCTCGAAGTGATAGAAACAGGATCAGGTAAAAAAGGAAAGCTTTCAATTGGAGTGAATACGTTATCGAATTATGACTTGCCGAGATTTTTAAAAACATTTCAAAAAAGGTATCCAGGTGTATCTTATAAAATTCAGCAAAATGAATCCGCGCAGCTGTGCAAGCTTCTTAAAGAAAGAGTAATTGATCTCGCAATAGTGAGATTGCCGCTTGAACATGATGAATTTGACGTGATTTCGCTTAAACCGGAGCCTTTTTATTTCGTAACTGCTGATTCATCTAATACAATGTCATCTTCTGTTTCGTTTGAGGAGCTTACTGATGTTCCGCTCATTATCCCAAGTACAGAAGGGCTTGGTTTGTATAACAAAATTTCTTCTGCATTTACAAGCAGAGGGTTAAGTCCTGATATTATGTGCGAGTGCTCTGATATATCCATTCTTTTTGATTTGGTTTCCTCCAAATTCGGATCAACCATTGTCCCCGAAACAGTCGTGAAACTAAATTCGCTGAAAGATTTACATGTTTATCTTGTAGAGAACACAGAAGAGCTAGGGGAATCAGGTGTGATTTTCCTTAAAAATCACTACTTGCCAAAAACAGCTCAAAACTTCATTGAACTTGTACAAGGAGGGTAA
- a CDS encoding CarD family transcriptional regulator — MFKIGDKIMYPMHGAGIIESVKEMEIQGKKQEYFVIQLSIGNLQIMIPLQKLNKLGIRPVENQGKLEEVLVVFHDGESDELLPWKERYKTNMDKIKSGEIQQGAEVVRDLMRKSLDKALNTSEKQMLNNARNIFVSELILIKGCTENQANEMLMTRKIS; from the coding sequence TTGTTCAAAATAGGCGACAAAATTATGTACCCAATGCACGGAGCAGGAATTATAGAATCTGTAAAAGAGATGGAGATACAAGGCAAGAAACAGGAGTACTTTGTTATTCAGCTGTCCATCGGGAATTTGCAGATTATGATCCCTTTGCAAAAATTGAATAAGCTCGGTATTCGTCCTGTTGAAAATCAAGGAAAGCTGGAAGAAGTATTGGTTGTTTTTCATGACGGAGAATCAGATGAGCTGCTGCCTTGGAAAGAACGATATAAAACCAATATGGATAAAATAAAATCAGGGGAAATCCAGCAGGGGGCTGAAGTAGTAAGAGACCTCATGCGGAAAAGTCTTGATAAAGCCTTAAACACAAGTGAAAAACAAATGCTGAACAACGCCAGGAATATCTTTGTCAGCGAACTTATCTTAATCAAAGGCTGCACGGAAAATCAGGCTAATGAAATGCTGATGACCAGAAAAATATCATAA
- a CDS encoding YihY/virulence factor BrkB family protein — MIKELIKRIQLHETGDQAAVLSHFFLLSLFPLLIFLVALLPYFNIETSSMVDIINQYAPAEVGGMLSDHLEGLINEPNGGLLSFGILATIWSASNATNALIRSLNKAFIVEESRSFWKIRLHAVIMTIGLVITFALTLVLPVFGSAIIGFVGNYFSFVSDNEIILNVMRFLISFLMMCAVLMVLYYLAPNEEMTLKGVYFGAIIATILWQLVSLGFAFYVSQFGNFNATYGSLGGVIVLITWLYLSGFAILIGGEINAIKVCERNGKKCV; from the coding sequence TTGATTAAAGAACTTATTAAACGAATACAGCTGCATGAAACAGGAGATCAGGCAGCTGTGCTGTCCCACTTCTTTTTACTATCCTTATTTCCGCTTCTTATTTTCTTGGTCGCATTGCTTCCTTACTTTAATATTGAAACGAGCAGTATGGTTGATATTATAAACCAATATGCGCCTGCAGAAGTAGGAGGAATGCTTTCTGACCATTTAGAAGGGTTAATAAACGAACCTAACGGAGGCTTGCTGTCATTTGGTATTTTGGCTACTATTTGGTCAGCGTCTAATGCAACAAATGCCCTTATCCGGTCGTTAAACAAAGCGTTTATTGTGGAAGAATCCCGTTCTTTCTGGAAAATTCGCCTTCACGCAGTTATTATGACAATCGGTCTTGTCATTACGTTTGCTCTTACACTTGTATTGCCTGTGTTTGGAAGTGCAATTATCGGATTTGTTGGAAATTATTTTTCGTTTGTAAGTGACAATGAAATTATTTTAAATGTAATGAGGTTTTTAATATCTTTTCTAATGATGTGTGCTGTGCTGATGGTTTTGTATTATTTGGCTCCTAATGAAGAGATGACTTTAAAAGGTGTCTACTTCGGGGCAATCATCGCAACTATCCTTTGGCAGCTTGTATCGCTTGGGTTTGCATTCTATGTTTCTCAGTTTGGAAATTTTAATGCTACATACGGCAGTCTTGGCGGTGTCATCGTTCTCATAACCTGGCTTTATTTATCAGGATTTGCGATTTTGATTGGCGGAGAAATCAATGCCATCAAGGTTTGTGAGAGGAACGGAAAGAAATGTGTATAA